The following are encoded in a window of Spodoptera frugiperda isolate SF20-4 chromosome 3, AGI-APGP_CSIRO_Sfru_2.0, whole genome shotgun sequence genomic DNA:
- the LOC118274340 gene encoding sodium channel protein Nach-like has product MLSIAVKEKPTFKKKRDNYARRLKTKKLIKYLQSELRTSTTHGLPYIANTELHWFERIFWAACFGAACAVMFVLVSAQYTRLVEAPTVNSVEKDYLNWNVSYPTIVLCPMSKIDDEIFADYVNETFNNTGYNLESFYSAIISVSLEALNVLDLLPPPEILKLIKPEDYAKIAADLFKKFKNKTLTTMPKWPITIDTAMTEMGMCHIINSNVAILDDPTKWSDSSVAYAKNNIELSVHDMDFFVQILNYANVYKVYTLSPDEVILSGTPALTFESEGFLSFGVQITSTRASEDLKYIPLQLRKCRFMHETTTKRYPIYSYNRCLMDCRIKMIFKLCNCIPHFYKPLDHETICNLAELECVLEYKKEIMKLSIDNETMERFDNTDDLPRSFRDCGCLGNCEEDVFKNDHEQFVPTVGLNRMRLSVSAFPKVRVRREIIFSFYDLFLRSGGVVNLCIGTSVISIMELILTAVRIPIYEIMQIGKGIWRRYKKSKITRFSNKKKQI; this is encoded by the exons ATGTTGAGTATAGCAGTGAAAGAAAAGCCCACGTTTAAGAAGAAACGTGATAATTACGCGCGCCGGCTAAAGACTAAGAAACTGATCAAGTATTTACAAAGCGAGTTAAGAACTTCCACTACTCACGGCCTGCCTTACATCGCCAACACTGAGCTACATTGGTTTGAGAG AATATTCTGGGCGGCATGTTTCGGTGCAGCCTGTGCTGTGATGTTCGTTCTCGTGTCTGCCCAATATACAAGACTTGTG GAAGCACCAACAGTTAATAGTGTGGAAAAAGATTACTTGAATTGGAATGTGTCATACCCGACGATTGTATTGTGTCCCATGAGCAAAATCGATGATGAAATCTTTGCTGATTATGTTAA TGAAACTTTCAACAATACTGGTTACAATTTAGAGTCATTCTATTCCGCCATTATATCCGTGTCTTTGGAAGCATTAAATGTTCTGGATCTGTTACCACCGCCCGAAATATTAAAG ctcaTTAAACCTGAGGACTACGCGAAAATCGCTGCAGATTTGTTCAAGAAATTTAAGAACAAAACGTTAACGACTATGCCGAAGTGGCCCATTACGATAGACACAGCTATGACGGAGATGGGGATGTGTCATATAATAAATTCGAACGTTGCTATACTTGATGATCCCAC CAAATGGAGTGACAGCAGTGTGGCATACGCCAAAAACAACATTGAGCTCTCTGTACACGACATGGACTTTTTTGTTCAGATACTTAACTACGCCAATGTTTATAAG GTTTATACTCTGAGTCCCGACGAAGTAATCTTAAGTGGAACGCCCGCGTTAACATTCGAGAGCGAAGGGTTCTTGTCTTTTGGAGTGCAAATTACGAGCACTAGAGCATCCGAGGATCTTAAGTACATTCCTTTGCAGCTTCGGAAATGCAG ATTTATGCACGAAACGACTACTAAACGATACCCAATTTACTCGTACAACCGATGCTTGATGGATTGTAGAATTAAAATGATATTCAAACTATGCAACTGTATACCACATTTTTACAAACCGTTAG ATCACGAAACCATTTGTAACCTAGCAGAATTGGAGTGTGTTCTTGAATACAAGAAGGAAATTATGAAACTGTCTATTGACAATGAAACTATGGAAAGATTCGATAACACTGACGATTTGCCGAGATCTTTTCGCGACTGTGGTTGCTTAGGCAACTGTGAAGAGGACGTGTTCAAGAACGATCATGAGCAGTTCGTACCTACTGTCGGTCTCAACCGCATGCGACTTAGCGTTTCTGCGTTCCCAAAAGTGCGTGTCAGGAGAGAAATAATATTCAGCTTTTATGATCTCTTCT TGCGTAGCGGTGGTGTCGTCAATCTATGTATTGGAACCTCAGTAATCTCCATAATGGAACTTATACTCACTGCGGTAAGGATCCCTATTTACGAGATAATGCAGATTGGAAAAGGAATATGGCGGCGATATAAGAAGTCGAAAATAACCAGGTTCTCAAATAAGAAAAAGCAGATTTAG
- the LOC118273990 gene encoding myelin expression factor 2 isoform X2 gives MDNQREKERDRSRRGDRPSRFSDATRDRSSDRERPEGKRLLVSNIPYEFRWTELKDLFKEKVGDVAYVELFNDENGKPRGCGVVEFTNPEAMKKALFVMHRYELNGRKLVLKEETGNDRNRMNSSRSGGGGGGGGGRNARNDDKDSFSWGINKPREPENYNTYGLSLQFLESINVQPPLVKKVFVANLDYKADRAKIKEVFKMAGKVRNIDLAVDKDGNSRGFAVIEYDHPVEAVQAISMFDKQMLYDRRMTVRMDRGVTDKGEVRLPEGLKSIGLGLGPNGEPLRDVARNLPTQTPTTTNLSLANTGTALGAGVLGAVPAAGVTLNGLGAGLSANTLNTNTALGGNLGLQAFSLTGLGALQNQLLQQGLTANDLATVLTAQANVNSNNLGLGNTDLGSSLNLNNSSLANSVMGNNTLSSGPLSGTNRQMGGVTVSAQYGRDPGVQQSSRDKSSDMVIITNLPPTVTWQLIREKFSECGDVKFAEMTAPDTAVVRFHKEWDAERAIKMFDRTRIDGRTIDVRFF, from the exons ATGGATAATCAGAGAGAAAAGGAACGTGATCGATCCCGTCGAGGGGACCGACCATCCAGATTTTCTGATGCAACCAGAGATCGCTCTAGCGACCGGGAGCGCCCTGAAGGGAAAAGACTGCTCGTGTCCAATATTCCTTATGAATTTCGCTGGACGGAATTAAAGGATCTGTTTAAAGAGAAG GTTGGAGATGTGGCATACGTAGAACTATTCAATGACGAGAACGGGAAACCGAGAGGGTGTGGAGTAGTTGAGTTCACAAACCCTGAAGCTATGAAGAAAGCCCTATTTGTCATGCACCGTTATGAATTAAATGGTCGTAAACTAGTGTTGAAGGAGGAAACAG GGAATGACAGGAATAGGATGAATTCCTCTCGATCTGGAGGCGGTGGTGGTGGCGGCGGTGGCCGTAATGCTAGGAATGATGATAAGGA CTCTTTCAGTTGGGGTATCAATAAGCCAAGGGAGCCAGAGAACTACAATACCTATGGTCTAAGTCTCCAGTTTCTTGAGTCCATAAATGTACAACCACCTTTagttaaaaaagtatttgttgctAAT CTTGACTACAAAGCAGACAGAGCTAAAATAAAGGAAGTCTTCAAAATGGCTGGCAAAGTCCGCAACATTGATCTGGCTGTAGACAAAGATGGTAACAGCAGAGGATTTGCAGTTATTGAATATGATCATCCTGTTGAGGCAGTTCag GCTATTTCAATGTTTGACAAACAAATGTTGTATGACCGAAGAATGACAGTGCGCATGGACAGGGGTGTCACAGATAAAGGtgaagtgaggttaccagagggcTTGAAAAGCATCGGTCTTGGTCTTGGACCTAATGGAGAACCTTTGAGAGATGTTGCAAGGAACCTTCCAACTCAGACCCCTACTACTACAAATCTTAGTCTTGCAAATACTGGCACCGCATTAGGTGCAGGAGTTTTGGGTGCGGTACCAGCTGCGGGTGTGACTTTGAACGGACTTGGAGCAGGATTGTCAGCTAATACTTTAAATACTAACACAGCTTTGGGTGGAAACTTAGGACTACAG GCATTTAGTTTGACTGGCTTGGGAGCCTTACAGAATCAGTTGCTACAACAGGGTTTGACTGCTAATGATTTGGCTACAGTGCTCACAGCACAAGCTAATGTGAATTCAAATAACTTGGGACTCGGTAATACAGATTTAGGGTCTAGCCTTAACTTGAACAACTCTAGCTTGGCCAATAGTGTAATGGGTAACAACACTCTCAGCTCAGGACCTTTGTCAG GCACTAACAGGCAAATGGGTGGTGTGACAGTTTCAGCCCAATACGGACGGGATCCTGGAGTTCAGCAATCGAGCAGAGACAAATCATCTGACATGGTCATCATCACTAAT TTGCCGCCAACAGTGACGTGGCAGTTGATTCGCGAGAAGTTCAGCGAGTGCGGCGACGTGAAGTTCGCTGAAATGACTGCACCTGACACAGCTGTGGTCCGCTTCCATAAGGAGTGGGATGCAGAGAGAGCTATAA aaatGTTCGATCGCACCCGCATCGATGGAAGGACGATCGATGTTCGCTTTTTCTAG
- the LOC118274269 gene encoding integrator complex subunit 3 homolog translates to MEQSKSISPRLFVCTAIENKDEVEERYERAYNYFQSLVADCSEKEAHDALNNAVCKNHEDVSVGMLMSILTEPHNATKCYRDLTLVTRDGLTCVLNNLSTLILERYLKFHDTTRNQLLWLIKEMIRNAVTGVDSVCWNLMRYASGGDITPKNIILVESLLDIYIENRAWLDKFPVLICMVVYTYLRLIEDHNIPQLMSLRQKEVNFVITLIRERFSDVLTLGRDLVRLLQNVARIPEFNQLWQDILINPKSLCPTFTNVLQLLQTRTSRRYLQSRLTPDMERKLVFLTSQVRFGHHKKYQEWFQRQYLATPESQSLRSDMIRFIVGVIHPTNELLCSDIIPRWAVIGWLLTTCTSNVAASNAKLALFYDWLFYDPEKDNIMNIEPAILVMHHSMRSHPAVTATLLDFLCRIIPNFYPPFADKVRQGIFNSLQQIIEKRVLPNLHPLFDSPKLDRELRTTVRETFKEFCTNGNGEGVSGIRDEGNDDLPRGGPDEPAFSDDEEETTPNIAEDTDDDDLPLSEVRARERPELSAAMPLMLRPLAEALLDDRTAAAATALINACGSPMPTTTALADVFVAACQEVPPLKVSRTPTQAEIEMALSTPLFSMFTFLTSNDEPKRKLILETFKEIQAQNSLRTVGFSLLFYLKVCYERERRAERDLDKRRNVKFKADVYKEYCSYLEMKLADSLADDFERCQECDANVLVWLIPDVYREFKEQSQNHIRMLHAIVSTLDAGQLQRLVGLTLQGTLMMFKSDDITLMLSTSLGWETFEQYCLWQLLTAHDISVEDVLPIIPKLQCKDHAEALTSVLLMLKQEKPTADVVRQLFCRPVDEEDTFVVSTLLYWCQDYEDKVGDLLSVLLSTRYPGTSPNKRKRPGKHSIPPNAPPSAELVLGHLEQLRVCCVEQNDMSIFNMECMQKALHQALSNSSDNLRRQYSDLLALAWEDELPISRRARKIVSNSLPINQNLHSSNEDSEEEEIVKPKQAKRRKKAISDSD, encoded by the exons ATGGAGCAGAGTAAATCTATTTCACCTAGACTATTTGTGTGCACCGCCATAGAAAACAAGGACGAAGTTGAGGAG CGGTACGAGAGGGCTTACAACTACTTCCAATCACTTGTGGCCGACTGCAGCGAGAAGGAAGCTCACGATGCACTTAACAATGCCGTATGTAAGAACCATGAAGATGTGTCTGTGGGAATGTTGATGTCCATTCTCACAGAACCTCACAATGCCACCAAATGCTACAGAGATCTGACGCTGGTGACTCGGGACGGTCTGACCTGCGTCCTTAACAACCTTTCCACCTTAATACTAGAGAGGTATTTGAAGTTTCATGATACTACTCGCAACCAGTTGCTGTGGTTGATTAAGGAAATGATAAGAAATGCTGTAACTGGCGTTGATAGTGTTTGTTGGAATTTAATGCGTTATGCATCTGGTGGCGACATTACTCCCAAGAACATAATATTGGTAGAATCTCTcttagatatttatattgaaaaccGAGCATGGTTGGACAAGTTTCCTGTACTTATTTGCATGGTGGTGTATACATACTTGAGGTTGATAGAAGATCACAATATACCACAGCTTATGAGTTTAAGACAGAAAGaagttaattttgttatcaCTCTCATAAGAGAGCGCTTCTCAGATGTGTTAACTTTGGGACGAGATCTGGTAAGGTTGCTGCAGAATGTAGCACGAATCCCTGAGTTCAATCAGCTATGGCAAGATATATTGATAAACCCCAAGTCTTTATGCCCCACATTCACGAATGTGCTACAATTATTGCAAACAAGAACCTCACGCAGATACTTACAATCAAGACTCACCCCAGATATGGAGAGGAAACTTGTCTTTTTGACATCGCAAGTCAGGTTTGGTCaccataaaaagtatcaagAATGGTTTCAAAGGCAATACTTGGCTACACCTGAGTCGCAGTCTCTTAGGAGTGACATGATTCGTTTTATTGTGGGTGTAATACACCCTACTAATGAACTCTTGTGTTCTGATATCATTCCACGGTGGGCAGTCATTGGATGGCTACTTACTACTTGTACTTCCAATGTAGCAGCATCAAATGCAAAACTAGCACTTTTCTATGATTGGTTATTTTATGACCCTGAAAAGGATAATATAATGAACATCGAACCAGCAATTCTGGTCATGCATCACTCAATGAGATCACATCCTGCTGTTACCGCCACATTACTTGATTTTCTATGTCGAATCATTCCAAACTTTTACCCACCATTTGCAGACAAAGTCAGGCAAGGCATTTTTAATTCCTTGCAACAGATCATAGAAAAGAGAGTACTTCCAAATTTACATCCTTTATTTGACTCTCCAAAGTTGGACCGTGAACTAAGAACTACTGTAAGGGAAACTTTTAAAGAGTTCTGTACCAATGGAAATGGTGAGGGCGTGTCCGGAATTCGCGATGAGGGCAATGATGACTTACCAAGAGGAGGTCCTGATGAACCTGCATTTTCTGACGATGAAGAAGAGACCACTCCTAATATTGCGGAAGACACGGACGATGACGATTTACCACTTTCCGAAGTCCGTGCGCGAGAACGACCCGAATTATCTGCCGCAATGCCTCTCATGCTACGTCCTCTTGCAGAAGCATTATTAGACGATCGCACAGCCGCGGCCGCCACTGCTCTCATCAACGCCTGTGGCTCACCAATGCCTACAACCACTGCACTCGCTGATGTATTTGTAGCAGCTTGTCAAGAAGTGCCACCCTTAAAAGTTAGCCGTACACCAACCCAAGCGGAAATCGAAATGGCTCTGAGTACACCACTCTTTTCAATGTTTACTTTTCTAACGAGCAATGACGAACCCAAACGCAAATTAATACTAGAAACATTCAAAGAAATTCAAGCTCAAAACTCTCTACGCACTGTGGGATtcagtttgttgttttatttaaaagtttgttATGAACGAGAAAGGCGCGCTGAACGCGATTTAGATAAAAGAAGAAATGTTAAGTTCAAAGCAGATGTGTATAAGGAGTATTGTAGCTATTTAGAGATGAAGCTTGCTGATAGTTTAGCTGACGACTTTGAGAGATGTCAAGAATGTGATGCCAATGTATTGGTGTGGTTGATCCCCGATGTATACAGAGAATTCAAGGAGCAATCCCAGAATCACATACGAATGTTACATGCTATCGTTTCCACACTGGATGCGGGGCAACTACAGAGACTCGTTGGTCTGACTCTACAAGGCACTTTGATGATGTTCAAGTCGGACGATATAACGCTAATGCTGTCAACGAGTCTAGGCTGGGAGACATTCGAACAATACTGTCTTTGGCAGCTTCTAACAGCACATGATATATCCGTTGAAGATGTATTGCCAATCATACCGAAATTGCAATGTAAAGACCATGCTGAAGCTCTGACTTCAGTTCTTTTGATGTTAAAACAGGAAAAGCCTACTGCAGACGTAGTGCGACAACTATTTTGCCGACCTGTAGACGAAGAAGATACGTTTGTAGTATCTACTTTGCTGTATTGGTGCCAAGATTACGAAGATAAAGTTGGCGATTTACTTTCAGTTCTTTTAAGCACAAGATACCCAGGTACTAGTCCCAATAAGAGAAAACGTCCGGGAAAACATAGCATTCCACCTAATGCTCCACCTTCAGCTGAATTg GTGCTTGGCCATTTGGAGCAATTGAGAGTATGCTGTGTGGAACAAAATGACATGTCAATTTTTAATATGGAGTGCATGCAGAAAGCACTTCATCAAGCGCTGTCGAATAGTAGTGATAATTTAAGG aGACAATATAGTGATTTACTCGCTTTGGCGTGGGAGGACGAGTTGCCTATCTCAAGACGAGCCAGGAAAATAGTTTCAAATTCATTACCAATTAACCAGAATCTGCATTCATCTAATGAAGATAGTGAG
- the LOC118273990 gene encoding myelin expression factor 2 isoform X4, with the protein MDNQREKERDRSRRGDRPSRFSDATRDRSSDRERPEGKRLLVSNIPYEFRWTELKDLFKEKVGDVAYVELFNDENGKPRGCGVVEFTNPEAMKKALFVMHRYELNGRKLVLKEETGNDRNRMNSSRSGGGGGGGGGRNARNDDKDSFSWGINKPREPENYNTYGLSLQFLESINVQPPLVKKVFVANLDYKADRAKIKEVFKMAGKVRNIDLAVDKDGNSRGFAVIEYDHPVEAVQAISMFDKQMLYDRRMTVRMDRGVTDKGEVRLPEGLKSIGLGLGPNGEPLRDVARNLPTQTPTTTNLSLANTGTALGAGVLGAVPAAGVTLNGLGAGLSANTLNTNTALGGNLGLQAFSLTGLGALQNQLLQQGLTANDLATVLTAQANVNSNNLGLGNTDLGSSLNLNNSSLANSVMGNNTLSSGPLSVSAQYGRDPGVQQSSRDKSSDMVIITNLPPTVTWQLIREKFSECGDVKFAEMTAPDTAVVRFHKEWDAERAIKMFDRTRIDGRTIDVRFF; encoded by the exons ATGGATAATCAGAGAGAAAAGGAACGTGATCGATCCCGTCGAGGGGACCGACCATCCAGATTTTCTGATGCAACCAGAGATCGCTCTAGCGACCGGGAGCGCCCTGAAGGGAAAAGACTGCTCGTGTCCAATATTCCTTATGAATTTCGCTGGACGGAATTAAAGGATCTGTTTAAAGAGAAG GTTGGAGATGTGGCATACGTAGAACTATTCAATGACGAGAACGGGAAACCGAGAGGGTGTGGAGTAGTTGAGTTCACAAACCCTGAAGCTATGAAGAAAGCCCTATTTGTCATGCACCGTTATGAATTAAATGGTCGTAAACTAGTGTTGAAGGAGGAAACAG GGAATGACAGGAATAGGATGAATTCCTCTCGATCTGGAGGCGGTGGTGGTGGCGGCGGTGGCCGTAATGCTAGGAATGATGATAAGGA CTCTTTCAGTTGGGGTATCAATAAGCCAAGGGAGCCAGAGAACTACAATACCTATGGTCTAAGTCTCCAGTTTCTTGAGTCCATAAATGTACAACCACCTTTagttaaaaaagtatttgttgctAAT CTTGACTACAAAGCAGACAGAGCTAAAATAAAGGAAGTCTTCAAAATGGCTGGCAAAGTCCGCAACATTGATCTGGCTGTAGACAAAGATGGTAACAGCAGAGGATTTGCAGTTATTGAATATGATCATCCTGTTGAGGCAGTTCag GCTATTTCAATGTTTGACAAACAAATGTTGTATGACCGAAGAATGACAGTGCGCATGGACAGGGGTGTCACAGATAAAGGtgaagtgaggttaccagagggcTTGAAAAGCATCGGTCTTGGTCTTGGACCTAATGGAGAACCTTTGAGAGATGTTGCAAGGAACCTTCCAACTCAGACCCCTACTACTACAAATCTTAGTCTTGCAAATACTGGCACCGCATTAGGTGCAGGAGTTTTGGGTGCGGTACCAGCTGCGGGTGTGACTTTGAACGGACTTGGAGCAGGATTGTCAGCTAATACTTTAAATACTAACACAGCTTTGGGTGGAAACTTAGGACTACAG GCATTTAGTTTGACTGGCTTGGGAGCCTTACAGAATCAGTTGCTACAACAGGGTTTGACTGCTAATGATTTGGCTACAGTGCTCACAGCACAAGCTAATGTGAATTCAAATAACTTGGGACTCGGTAATACAGATTTAGGGTCTAGCCTTAACTTGAACAACTCTAGCTTGGCCAATAGTGTAATGGGTAACAACACTCTCAGCTCAGGACCTTTGTCAG TTTCAGCCCAATACGGACGGGATCCTGGAGTTCAGCAATCGAGCAGAGACAAATCATCTGACATGGTCATCATCACTAAT TTGCCGCCAACAGTGACGTGGCAGTTGATTCGCGAGAAGTTCAGCGAGTGCGGCGACGTGAAGTTCGCTGAAATGACTGCACCTGACACAGCTGTGGTCCGCTTCCATAAGGAGTGGGATGCAGAGAGAGCTATAA aaatGTTCGATCGCACCCGCATCGATGGAAGGACGATCGATGTTCGCTTTTTCTAG
- the LOC118273990 gene encoding myelin expression factor 2 isoform X3, with the protein MDNQREKERDRSRRGDRPSRFSDATRDRSSDRERPEGKRLLVSNIPYEFRWTELKDLFKEKVGDVAYVELFNDENGKPRGCGVVEFTNPEAMKKALFVMHRYELNGRKLVLKEETVSGNDRNRMNSSRSGGGGGGGGGRNARNDDKDSFSWGINKPREPENYNTYGLSLQFLESINVQPPLVKKVFVANLDYKADRAKIKEVFKMAGKVRNIDLAVDKDGNSRGFAVIEYDHPVEAVQAISMFDKQMLYDRRMTVRMDRGVTDKGEVRLPEGLKSIGLGLGPNGEPLRDVARNLPTQTPTTTNLSLANTGTALGAGVLGAVPAAGVTLNGLGAGLSANTLNTNTALGGNLGLQAFSLTGLGALQNQLLQQGLTANDLATVLTAQANVNSNNLGLGNTDLGSSLNLNNSSLANSVMGNNTLSSGPLSVSAQYGRDPGVQQSSRDKSSDMVIITNLPPTVTWQLIREKFSECGDVKFAEMTAPDTAVVRFHKEWDAERAIKMFDRTRIDGRTIDVRFF; encoded by the exons ATGGATAATCAGAGAGAAAAGGAACGTGATCGATCCCGTCGAGGGGACCGACCATCCAGATTTTCTGATGCAACCAGAGATCGCTCTAGCGACCGGGAGCGCCCTGAAGGGAAAAGACTGCTCGTGTCCAATATTCCTTATGAATTTCGCTGGACGGAATTAAAGGATCTGTTTAAAGAGAAG GTTGGAGATGTGGCATACGTAGAACTATTCAATGACGAGAACGGGAAACCGAGAGGGTGTGGAGTAGTTGAGTTCACAAACCCTGAAGCTATGAAGAAAGCCCTATTTGTCATGCACCGTTATGAATTAAATGGTCGTAAACTAGTGTTGAAGGAGGAAACAG TTTCAGGGAATGACAGGAATAGGATGAATTCCTCTCGATCTGGAGGCGGTGGTGGTGGCGGCGGTGGCCGTAATGCTAGGAATGATGATAAGGA CTCTTTCAGTTGGGGTATCAATAAGCCAAGGGAGCCAGAGAACTACAATACCTATGGTCTAAGTCTCCAGTTTCTTGAGTCCATAAATGTACAACCACCTTTagttaaaaaagtatttgttgctAAT CTTGACTACAAAGCAGACAGAGCTAAAATAAAGGAAGTCTTCAAAATGGCTGGCAAAGTCCGCAACATTGATCTGGCTGTAGACAAAGATGGTAACAGCAGAGGATTTGCAGTTATTGAATATGATCATCCTGTTGAGGCAGTTCag GCTATTTCAATGTTTGACAAACAAATGTTGTATGACCGAAGAATGACAGTGCGCATGGACAGGGGTGTCACAGATAAAGGtgaagtgaggttaccagagggcTTGAAAAGCATCGGTCTTGGTCTTGGACCTAATGGAGAACCTTTGAGAGATGTTGCAAGGAACCTTCCAACTCAGACCCCTACTACTACAAATCTTAGTCTTGCAAATACTGGCACCGCATTAGGTGCAGGAGTTTTGGGTGCGGTACCAGCTGCGGGTGTGACTTTGAACGGACTTGGAGCAGGATTGTCAGCTAATACTTTAAATACTAACACAGCTTTGGGTGGAAACTTAGGACTACAG GCATTTAGTTTGACTGGCTTGGGAGCCTTACAGAATCAGTTGCTACAACAGGGTTTGACTGCTAATGATTTGGCTACAGTGCTCACAGCACAAGCTAATGTGAATTCAAATAACTTGGGACTCGGTAATACAGATTTAGGGTCTAGCCTTAACTTGAACAACTCTAGCTTGGCCAATAGTGTAATGGGTAACAACACTCTCAGCTCAGGACCTTTGTCAG TTTCAGCCCAATACGGACGGGATCCTGGAGTTCAGCAATCGAGCAGAGACAAATCATCTGACATGGTCATCATCACTAAT TTGCCGCCAACAGTGACGTGGCAGTTGATTCGCGAGAAGTTCAGCGAGTGCGGCGACGTGAAGTTCGCTGAAATGACTGCACCTGACACAGCTGTGGTCCGCTTCCATAAGGAGTGGGATGCAGAGAGAGCTATAA aaatGTTCGATCGCACCCGCATCGATGGAAGGACGATCGATGTTCGCTTTTTCTAG
- the LOC118273990 gene encoding myelin expression factor 2 isoform X1 produces MDNQREKERDRSRRGDRPSRFSDATRDRSSDRERPEGKRLLVSNIPYEFRWTELKDLFKEKVGDVAYVELFNDENGKPRGCGVVEFTNPEAMKKALFVMHRYELNGRKLVLKEETVSGNDRNRMNSSRSGGGGGGGGGRNARNDDKDSFSWGINKPREPENYNTYGLSLQFLESINVQPPLVKKVFVANLDYKADRAKIKEVFKMAGKVRNIDLAVDKDGNSRGFAVIEYDHPVEAVQAISMFDKQMLYDRRMTVRMDRGVTDKGEVRLPEGLKSIGLGLGPNGEPLRDVARNLPTQTPTTTNLSLANTGTALGAGVLGAVPAAGVTLNGLGAGLSANTLNTNTALGGNLGLQAFSLTGLGALQNQLLQQGLTANDLATVLTAQANVNSNNLGLGNTDLGSSLNLNNSSLANSVMGNNTLSSGPLSGTNRQMGGVTVSAQYGRDPGVQQSSRDKSSDMVIITNLPPTVTWQLIREKFSECGDVKFAEMTAPDTAVVRFHKEWDAERAIKMFDRTRIDGRTIDVRFF; encoded by the exons ATGGATAATCAGAGAGAAAAGGAACGTGATCGATCCCGTCGAGGGGACCGACCATCCAGATTTTCTGATGCAACCAGAGATCGCTCTAGCGACCGGGAGCGCCCTGAAGGGAAAAGACTGCTCGTGTCCAATATTCCTTATGAATTTCGCTGGACGGAATTAAAGGATCTGTTTAAAGAGAAG GTTGGAGATGTGGCATACGTAGAACTATTCAATGACGAGAACGGGAAACCGAGAGGGTGTGGAGTAGTTGAGTTCACAAACCCTGAAGCTATGAAGAAAGCCCTATTTGTCATGCACCGTTATGAATTAAATGGTCGTAAACTAGTGTTGAAGGAGGAAACAG TTTCAGGGAATGACAGGAATAGGATGAATTCCTCTCGATCTGGAGGCGGTGGTGGTGGCGGCGGTGGCCGTAATGCTAGGAATGATGATAAGGA CTCTTTCAGTTGGGGTATCAATAAGCCAAGGGAGCCAGAGAACTACAATACCTATGGTCTAAGTCTCCAGTTTCTTGAGTCCATAAATGTACAACCACCTTTagttaaaaaagtatttgttgctAAT CTTGACTACAAAGCAGACAGAGCTAAAATAAAGGAAGTCTTCAAAATGGCTGGCAAAGTCCGCAACATTGATCTGGCTGTAGACAAAGATGGTAACAGCAGAGGATTTGCAGTTATTGAATATGATCATCCTGTTGAGGCAGTTCag GCTATTTCAATGTTTGACAAACAAATGTTGTATGACCGAAGAATGACAGTGCGCATGGACAGGGGTGTCACAGATAAAGGtgaagtgaggttaccagagggcTTGAAAAGCATCGGTCTTGGTCTTGGACCTAATGGAGAACCTTTGAGAGATGTTGCAAGGAACCTTCCAACTCAGACCCCTACTACTACAAATCTTAGTCTTGCAAATACTGGCACCGCATTAGGTGCAGGAGTTTTGGGTGCGGTACCAGCTGCGGGTGTGACTTTGAACGGACTTGGAGCAGGATTGTCAGCTAATACTTTAAATACTAACACAGCTTTGGGTGGAAACTTAGGACTACAG GCATTTAGTTTGACTGGCTTGGGAGCCTTACAGAATCAGTTGCTACAACAGGGTTTGACTGCTAATGATTTGGCTACAGTGCTCACAGCACAAGCTAATGTGAATTCAAATAACTTGGGACTCGGTAATACAGATTTAGGGTCTAGCCTTAACTTGAACAACTCTAGCTTGGCCAATAGTGTAATGGGTAACAACACTCTCAGCTCAGGACCTTTGTCAG GCACTAACAGGCAAATGGGTGGTGTGACAGTTTCAGCCCAATACGGACGGGATCCTGGAGTTCAGCAATCGAGCAGAGACAAATCATCTGACATGGTCATCATCACTAAT TTGCCGCCAACAGTGACGTGGCAGTTGATTCGCGAGAAGTTCAGCGAGTGCGGCGACGTGAAGTTCGCTGAAATGACTGCACCTGACACAGCTGTGGTCCGCTTCCATAAGGAGTGGGATGCAGAGAGAGCTATAA aaatGTTCGATCGCACCCGCATCGATGGAAGGACGATCGATGTTCGCTTTTTCTAG